Proteins found in one Mesorhizobium sp. CAU 1732 genomic segment:
- a CDS encoding peroxidase-related enzyme (This protein belongs to a clade of uncharacterized proteins related to peroxidases such as the alkylhydroperoxidase AhpD.), which produces MSAPAISRFPVPEIKDLPDDVRERILTVQEKSGFVPNVFLTLAYRPDEFRAFMAYHDALMDKPGPITKAEREMIVVVTSNANQCQYCVVAHGAILRVRAKNPLIADQIAINYRKADITERQRAMLDFAMKVSGRAYEVDDEDMETLKGHGFSEDDIWDIAAISAFFGMSNRLANVTSMRPNDEFYTMGR; this is translated from the coding sequence ATGTCCGCCCCAGCTATCAGCCGCTTTCCGGTCCCTGAGATCAAGGACCTTCCAGATGACGTGCGCGAGCGCATCCTGACAGTGCAGGAAAAGTCGGGCTTCGTGCCCAATGTCTTCCTGACGCTCGCCTATCGTCCCGACGAGTTCCGCGCCTTCATGGCCTATCACGACGCGCTGATGGACAAGCCCGGTCCAATCACCAAGGCCGAGCGTGAGATGATCGTGGTGGTCACCAGCAACGCCAATCAGTGCCAGTATTGCGTGGTCGCGCATGGCGCGATCCTGCGCGTTCGCGCAAAGAACCCTCTGATCGCCGACCAGATCGCAATCAACTACCGCAAGGCCGACATCACGGAGCGTCAGAGGGCGATGCTCGATTTTGCGATGAAGGTTTCCGGGCGCGCCTACGAGGTGGACGACGAGGATATGGAAACCCTCAAGGGCCATGGCTTCAGCGAAGACGACATTTGGGACATCGCGGCGATCTCGGCCTTTTTCGGCATGTCGAACCGCCTCGCAAACGTGACCAGTATGCGACCCAACGACGAATTTTACACGATGGGGCGCTGA
- a CDS encoding rhodanese-like domain-containing protein: MVLGYKAMLAEADAVVRSVSIDEMTKTFSDGDIVMVDIRDPRELERDGMIPGAFPAPRGMLEFWIDPESPYHKPRFAEGKTYVFYCASGWRSLLAAKLAQEMGLDARSMRGGFSEWKTASHPVVEMPKR; encoded by the coding sequence ATGGTCCTTGGATACAAGGCGATGTTGGCCGAGGCCGACGCCGTGGTGCGCTCGGTAAGCATCGACGAGATGACGAAGACGTTTTCCGACGGCGATATCGTGATGGTCGACATCCGCGACCCACGGGAACTCGAGCGCGATGGCATGATACCCGGTGCTTTTCCTGCGCCGCGCGGCATGCTGGAATTCTGGATCGACCCCGAAAGCCCGTATCACAAGCCGCGATTCGCCGAAGGCAAGACTTATGTCTTCTACTGCGCCTCGGGATGGCGTTCGCTGCTGGCGGCAAAGCTCGCGCAGGAAATGGGCCTGGATGCACGCAGCATGCGCGGCGGTTTTTCTGAATGGAAGACGGCCAGCCATCCGGTCGTCGAGATGCCGAAGCGCTAA
- a CDS encoding MDR family oxidoreductase, whose protein sequence is MSEPFDAMMIVDDAGKPKAEFRKLTLAELPDHDVLVEVAYSTLNYKDGLALSGKGRIARRLPMVAGIDIAGTVVESRSPDWKPGDRVVANGWGMSETEWGGYSRFARLKAEWLVALPDAFSLEDAMAIGTAGYTAALCVNALEDWGAIAPRNGEVLVTGAAGGVGSTAISLLSKKGYAVTASTGRPETHDYLSALGASQFVDRASLAEKGGALQKERWMGAVDSVGSTTLANVLAQTVYGGAVAACGLAGGMDLPATVAPHILRSVALLGIDSVMAPKAKRERAWKTLADHLDAAHLKTIARTEPMSALPQLAQDIVAGKIRGRVVIEIA, encoded by the coding sequence TTGAGTGAACCGTTCGATGCCATGATGATCGTTGACGACGCGGGCAAGCCGAAGGCTGAATTCCGCAAGCTCACGCTCGCCGAACTGCCCGACCACGACGTGCTCGTCGAGGTCGCCTATTCGACCCTGAACTACAAGGATGGCCTGGCGCTCAGCGGGAAGGGGCGCATCGCGCGCCGGCTGCCCATGGTGGCGGGCATCGACATTGCCGGCACTGTGGTGGAGTCGCGCTCGCCCGACTGGAAGCCCGGCGACAGGGTCGTCGCCAATGGCTGGGGCATGTCGGAAACCGAATGGGGCGGCTACTCACGCTTTGCCCGGCTGAAGGCGGAATGGCTGGTGGCGCTGCCCGACGCGTTCTCGCTCGAGGATGCCATGGCGATCGGAACGGCCGGCTACACGGCCGCACTTTGCGTCAACGCGCTGGAAGATTGGGGCGCGATCGCGCCGCGCAACGGCGAGGTTCTGGTGACGGGTGCGGCTGGCGGCGTGGGATCCACCGCCATCAGCCTGCTCTCAAAAAAGGGCTATGCCGTCACCGCCTCGACGGGACGGCCCGAAACGCATGACTATCTGTCAGCGCTCGGCGCGAGCCAGTTCGTGGACCGTGCAAGCCTGGCCGAAAAGGGCGGCGCCCTTCAGAAGGAACGCTGGATGGGGGCGGTGGATTCGGTCGGTTCGACCACGCTCGCCAACGTGCTCGCCCAGACCGTCTATGGCGGTGCGGTCGCGGCCTGCGGGCTGGCCGGCGGCATGGATCTTCCCGCAACCGTCGCTCCGCATATCCTGCGCAGCGTGGCACTGCTCGGCATCGATTCCGTGATGGCGCCCAAGGCAAAGCGTGAACGGGCCTGGAAGACGCTCGCCGATCACCTCGATGCAGCGCATCTGAAGACGATTGCACGCACGGAACCCATGTCCGCATTGCCCCAACTCGCGCAGGACATTGTCGCCGGCAAGATTCGTGGCCGGGTGGTGATCGAGATCGCCTGA
- a CDS encoding TRAP transporter permease, producing the protein MNAAREETQPQADALARIVAEADTGGRAPADRFSRFMLMAVPLAWTLFQLWYASPLPYQFRIGVFNATEARSIHLAFAIFLAFMAYPAFRSSPRGHIPLSDWVLALGGAFCAGYLFLFQAEIARRPGLPSTMDLVVAGAGILFLLEAARRVLGLALPIVGTIFLAYAFLGPHLPGLLAHRGASLSRAASQYWLTTEGVFGVALGVSTAFVFLFVLFGALLERAGAGNYFIKVAFALLGHLRGGPAKAAVLGSAATGLISGSSVANVVTTGTFTIPLMKRVGYSPIKAGAIEVSASVNGQIMPPVMGAAAFLIAEYVGIPYAEVVKHAIIPALLTYLSLFYVVDLEARKYNMKGLPKQNYRPRAVGLAIGGMTISGFIIFCAAVYYGLGWTRTLFGHYATWAVGIGALAIYVASVAARARFPDLEEDDPDELAMQLPDAVKIAPSGIHYVMPVFILVWCLMVEELSPGLSAFYGTCALIFLVATQRPLIALFRKQGDWLGPLKEGLVDVREGMIAGARNMIGIGIATAAAGIVVGTVALTGIGLVLSEIVITISGGNLLIMLLMTALICMVVGLGMPTTANYVVVATLMAPVIVEVATLNGLAVALVAVHLYVFYFGLMADVTPPVGLASFAASAISRADPLKTGIQSFRYEMRTAILPLMFIYNHQLLLIGIDSWLQLIIVVTGSLIAMLAFVSVTQGLFVSRSRLWESAVLLFACFMLFRPGFFMDRVGDPYRDEPADRIVELAAEVPQNGFLRFEVGGMDLSGNDYTRIVQLPMGDASRPGEERLAAAGVQVMAFGGQTQIMNARFRSQAERLGLEAGQNVTRVEVRNPDRWTAEWMYIPALALIGFVAALQWRRRDWDQPGMSRMP; encoded by the coding sequence ATGAACGCAGCGCGCGAAGAGACGCAGCCGCAGGCCGACGCGCTTGCACGGATAGTGGCGGAAGCCGATACCGGCGGCAGGGCGCCGGCCGATCGCTTCTCGCGGTTCATGTTGATGGCGGTGCCGCTGGCCTGGACGCTGTTCCAGCTCTGGTATGCCTCGCCCCTGCCCTACCAGTTTCGCATTGGCGTCTTCAACGCCACCGAAGCGCGCTCGATCCATCTGGCCTTCGCCATCTTCCTCGCCTTCATGGCCTATCCGGCGTTCAGATCGTCGCCGCGCGGCCACATCCCCCTGAGCGACTGGGTGCTGGCGCTGGGTGGCGCTTTCTGCGCCGGCTATCTGTTCCTTTTCCAGGCAGAGATCGCGCGCCGCCCGGGCCTGCCGAGCACGATGGACCTCGTCGTCGCTGGCGCCGGCATCCTGTTCTTGCTCGAAGCCGCACGTCGCGTGCTCGGTCTGGCGCTGCCTATCGTCGGCACGATCTTCCTCGCCTACGCCTTCCTCGGGCCACACCTGCCCGGTCTTCTTGCCCATCGTGGCGCCTCGCTGTCGCGCGCGGCATCGCAATACTGGCTGACGACGGAGGGCGTGTTCGGCGTGGCGCTCGGCGTGTCCACCGCCTTCGTCTTCCTGTTCGTGCTGTTCGGAGCGCTTCTGGAACGCGCCGGCGCGGGCAACTACTTCATCAAGGTGGCCTTTGCGCTGCTCGGCCATCTGCGTGGAGGCCCCGCCAAGGCGGCCGTGCTCGGCTCGGCGGCGACCGGCCTGATATCCGGTTCCTCGGTCGCCAATGTGGTCACCACCGGCACCTTCACCATCCCGCTGATGAAGCGGGTCGGCTACTCCCCGATCAAGGCGGGCGCGATCGAGGTCTCGGCTTCGGTCAACGGCCAGATCATGCCGCCCGTGATGGGTGCTGCCGCGTTCCTGATCGCGGAGTATGTCGGCATCCCCTATGCCGAGGTGGTCAAGCACGCGATCATTCCCGCACTGTTGACCTACCTGTCGCTGTTCTATGTGGTCGACCTCGAGGCCCGCAAATACAACATGAAGGGCCTGCCCAAGCAGAACTACCGCCCGCGCGCGGTGGGCCTCGCGATCGGCGGCATGACGATTTCGGGCTTCATCATCTTCTGCGCCGCCGTCTATTACGGCCTCGGCTGGACCCGCACCCTGTTCGGGCACTACGCGACATGGGCCGTCGGCATCGGGGCACTCGCCATCTATGTCGCCTCGGTGGCGGCCCGCGCGCGCTTCCCCGACCTCGAGGAAGACGATCCCGACGAACTCGCCATGCAGCTTCCGGATGCGGTGAAGATCGCGCCTTCCGGCATCCACTACGTCATGCCGGTCTTCATCCTCGTCTGGTGCCTCATGGTCGAGGAGCTTTCGCCGGGTCTGTCGGCGTTCTACGGCACCTGCGCGCTGATCTTCCTGGTCGCGACCCAGCGGCCGCTGATCGCGCTGTTCCGCAAGCAGGGCGACTGGCTCGGTCCGTTGAAGGAAGGTCTGGTGGACGTGCGCGAGGGGATGATCGCGGGCGCGCGCAACATGATCGGCATCGGCATCGCGACGGCTGCGGCCGGCATCGTCGTCGGCACCGTCGCGCTCACCGGCATCGGCCTCGTGCTCTCCGAGATCGTCATCACGATTTCAGGCGGCAACCTGCTGATCATGCTGCTGATGACGGCGCTGATCTGCATGGTGGTCGGGCTCGGCATGCCGACCACCGCCAACTACGTGGTGGTGGCAACCCTGATGGCGCCCGTCATCGTCGAGGTCGCAACGCTGAACGGTCTCGCCGTAGCGCTCGTAGCCGTCCATCTCTACGTCTTCTATTTTGGCCTCATGGCCGACGTGACCCCGCCGGTCGGGCTCGCGTCCTTCGCGGCGTCGGCCATTTCCCGTGCCGATCCGCTCAAGACCGGCATACAGTCGTTCCGCTACGAGATGCGCACCGCCATCCTGCCGCTGATGTTCATCTATAATCACCAACTCCTGCTGATCGGGATCGACAGTTGGCTGCAACTGATCATCGTCGTCACCGGCTCGCTGATAGCCATGCTCGCCTTCGTCTCGGTGACGCAGGGCCTGTTCGTCAGCCGCAGCCGGCTGTGGGAATCGGCGGTGCTGCTGTTCGCCTGCTTCATGCTCTTCAGGCCGGGCTTCTTCATGGACAGGGTTGGCGATCCCTACCGTGACGAGCCGGCCGACCGCATTGTGGAGTTGGCGGCAGAGGTGCCGCAGAACGGATTCCTGCGCTTCGAGGTCGGAGGCATGGATCTGTCCGGCAATGACTATACCCGCATAGTCCAGCTTCCGATGGGCGACGCGAGCCGCCCGGGCGAGGAGCGCCTGGCGGCGGCCGGCGTGCAGGTCATGGCCTTCGGCGGCCAGACCCAGATCATGAACGCGCGCTTCCGCAGTCAGGCCGAACGCCTCGGTCTGGAGGCGGGGCAGAACGTGACGCGGGTGGAGGTGCGCAATCCCGACCGGTGGACGGCGGAATGGATGTACATTCCGGCGCTGGCGCTGATCGGCTTCGTCGCCGCGTTGCAATGGCGCCGCCGCGATTGGGATCAGCCCGGCATGTCGAGGATGCCTTAA
- a CDS encoding TAXI family TRAP transporter solute-binding subunit, which yields MKRRNLIGLGLAAAMGGSLFAGAAAAQQQFVTIGTGGVTGVYYAAGGALCRLMNQTREEHGFRCAAESTGGSVFNLNAMRQGEFDFGLVQSDWQYHSYNGSSTFEEAGPWEELRAVFSVHPEPFTVVARADAGITDIEGLKGKRFNIGNPGSGTQASMDVLLEALGWNRSDFSLAAELRPDEHGPALCDNQIDAFYYGVGHPSANIADPTTTCGAKIVPLEGEAISSLVEAHPFYAQVNIPGGLYTGNPDDIPTYGVLATLVASTNVSDEAVYNLVKSVFENFDSFKSLHPAFAHLKVEDMVANGNSAPLHPGAERYYTEQGWL from the coding sequence ATGAAACGCAGAAACCTGATCGGCCTTGGTCTTGCGGCCGCCATGGGTGGCTCGCTGTTTGCCGGGGCCGCCGCCGCGCAGCAGCAGTTCGTCACGATCGGCACCGGCGGCGTAACCGGGGTTTACTATGCGGCGGGCGGCGCGCTGTGCCGCCTGATGAACCAGACGCGCGAGGAGCACGGCTTCCGCTGCGCGGCCGAATCGACCGGCGGCTCGGTGTTCAACCTCAATGCGATGCGCCAGGGAGAGTTCGACTTCGGCCTGGTCCAGTCCGACTGGCAGTACCATTCCTACAACGGTTCCAGCACCTTCGAGGAAGCCGGTCCATGGGAAGAACTGCGCGCCGTGTTCTCGGTTCATCCCGAACCGTTCACCGTGGTGGCGCGTGCGGATGCCGGCATCACCGACATCGAGGGCCTGAAGGGGAAGCGCTTCAACATCGGAAACCCCGGCTCGGGCACGCAGGCGTCCATGGACGTGCTGCTCGAGGCGCTTGGCTGGAACCGTTCGGACTTCTCGCTTGCGGCCGAGTTGCGCCCCGACGAGCATGGCCCCGCGCTCTGCGACAACCAGATCGACGCCTTCTACTACGGCGTCGGCCACCCATCGGCCAACATCGCCGACCCGACCACCACCTGCGGGGCGAAGATCGTCCCGCTCGAGGGCGAGGCCATTTCGAGTCTGGTCGAGGCGCACCCCTTTTACGCGCAGGTCAACATTCCGGGCGGCCTCTACACCGGCAACCCGGACGATATTCCAACCTACGGCGTGCTCGCGACGCTGGTCGCGTCCACCAACGTTTCGGATGAGGCCGTCTACAACCTCGTCAAGTCGGTGTTCGAGAACTTCGATTCATTCAAGAGCCTGCACCCGGCCTTCGCGCATCTGAAGGTGGAAGACATGGTTGCCAACGGCAATTCCGCGCCGCTGCATCCGGGTGCCGAGCGCTACTACACCGAGCAGGGCTGGCTCTGA
- a CDS encoding 3-keto-5-aminohexanoate cleavage protein, whose product MTQPFAIAVAPNGARRTKADHPRLPITAAEIARDAAEALEAGAAMIHLHVRDAGGAHTLDVDLYREAMAAVRDAVGDRLVVQVTTEAVGRYQPSEQIAVIDALRPESVSIALREILPEGEDERAPASLFERMEKAGMLHQIIIYEAAELDRLDALCTRGVLPGGPLAVLAVLGRYTEAGATEAEFEAFIAAGIARHQWMLCAFGPLETEFMERAATAGGHARVGFENNLWLPRGQLAPSNAAIVSATAGVIGDSQRGIASADDLRGLWREPSAPVPADKASASGTRPAKPDLSHGVSG is encoded by the coding sequence ATGACGCAGCCCTTCGCCATAGCCGTCGCGCCCAACGGCGCGCGCCGGACAAAGGCGGACCATCCACGCCTGCCCATAACCGCGGCCGAGATCGCGCGCGACGCTGCCGAGGCGCTGGAGGCGGGAGCGGCGATGATCCATCTCCATGTCCGCGACGCCGGCGGCGCACACACACTCGACGTCGATCTCTACCGCGAGGCGATGGCGGCGGTGCGCGACGCGGTGGGAGACCGGCTCGTGGTGCAGGTGACGACGGAGGCCGTCGGCCGCTACCAACCTTCCGAGCAGATCGCCGTCATTGACGCCTTGCGGCCGGAATCGGTCTCGATCGCCCTGCGCGAAATCCTGCCCGAAGGAGAGGACGAACGCGCCCCCGCCAGCCTGTTCGAGCGGATGGAGAAAGCGGGCATGTTGCACCAGATCATCATCTACGAGGCGGCGGAGCTGGATCGGCTGGACGCACTTTGCACGCGTGGCGTGCTGCCGGGCGGACCGCTGGCGGTTTTGGCCGTGCTTGGCCGTTACACCGAAGCAGGCGCGACCGAAGCGGAGTTTGAAGCCTTCATCGCGGCCGGCATTGCGCGGCACCAGTGGATGTTGTGCGCCTTCGGCCCGCTCGAGACCGAATTCATGGAGCGTGCAGCAACGGCCGGAGGTCATGCACGCGTCGGCTTCGAAAACAATCTTTGGTTGCCGCGGGGACAACTCGCACCGTCCAACGCGGCCATAGTAAGCGCTACGGCGGGCGTGATCGGGGATTCGCAACGCGGAATTGCATCGGCAGACGACTTGCGCGGGCTCTGGCGGGAGCCTTCCGCACCCGTACCCGCTGACAAAGCTTCGGCCTCGGGGACGAGGCCAGCCAAACCGGATCTCTCGCACGGAGTGTCCGGGTAA
- a CDS encoding aspartate aminotransferase family protein, translated as MSANRTRILHREPRRDLPVAVGGDGPFVIDSAGKRYLDASGGAAVSCLGHSERRVIEAIKAQLDRLPYAHTGFFTNEPAETLAEHLVARAPEGLGHVYFVSGGSEANETAMKLARQYFYERGETGRRHFIARRQSYHGNTIGALSVGGNAGRRAVYEPILLPVSHIAPCFEYRHRRDDETPEQYGIRAADELEAEILRLGPDTVIAFIAETVVGATAGAVPPTAGYFRRIREICDRYRVLLILDEVMSGMGRTGTLYGCEQDGVAPDILTCAKGLGAGYQPIGATIMSEDIFETITGGSGAFQHGFTYIGHATACAGALAVQRVIDEDGLLENCRAMGDLLDARLRDAFDAHPFVGDIRGRGLFRAIELVEDRATKTPFDPALKLHARIKAAAMAQDLMVYPSGGTADGRAGDHVLIAPPFIIGEEHVGMIVERLSRAVAAAFADAGVSTP; from the coding sequence ATGAGCGCCAACCGTACCCGCATCCTGCACCGCGAACCGCGCCGCGACCTGCCGGTCGCTGTTGGCGGCGATGGGCCGTTCGTGATCGACAGCGCGGGCAAGCGCTATCTCGACGCCTCGGGCGGAGCAGCCGTGTCGTGCCTCGGCCACAGCGAACGGCGCGTGATCGAGGCGATCAAGGCGCAACTCGACCGGCTGCCCTATGCTCACACCGGCTTCTTCACCAACGAGCCGGCCGAGACGCTGGCCGAGCATCTGGTCGCGCGCGCGCCCGAAGGACTCGGCCACGTCTATTTCGTCTCGGGCGGCTCGGAAGCCAATGAGACGGCGATGAAGCTGGCGCGCCAGTATTTCTACGAGCGCGGCGAGACAGGACGCCGGCACTTCATAGCCCGCCGCCAGAGCTATCACGGCAACACGATCGGCGCGCTGTCGGTCGGCGGCAATGCCGGAAGGCGGGCCGTCTACGAGCCGATCCTGCTGCCGGTCAGCCATATCGCGCCGTGCTTCGAGTATCGCCACCGCCGCGATGACGAGACGCCCGAGCAATACGGAATCCGCGCCGCCGACGAGTTGGAAGCGGAGATCCTGCGGCTCGGGCCGGACACGGTCATCGCCTTCATCGCGGAAACGGTGGTGGGCGCGACGGCCGGCGCGGTGCCGCCTACGGCCGGTTACTTTCGACGCATCCGCGAAATCTGCGACCGCTACCGTGTCCTGCTGATCCTCGACGAAGTGATGAGCGGCATGGGCCGAACCGGCACGCTCTACGGATGCGAGCAGGACGGCGTTGCGCCGGACATATTGACCTGCGCCAAGGGGCTCGGTGCTGGCTACCAACCGATCGGTGCGACCATCATGTCGGAAGACATCTTCGAGACGATCACCGGCGGCTCGGGCGCGTTCCAGCACGGCTTCACCTATATCGGCCACGCCACGGCCTGCGCGGGCGCACTGGCCGTGCAGCGGGTGATCGACGAGGACGGGCTGCTCGAGAATTGCCGCGCGATGGGCGACCTGCTCGATGCGCGCCTGCGCGATGCCTTCGATGCGCACCCCTTCGTCGGCGACATCCGCGGGCGTGGGCTGTTCCGGGCCATCGAACTGGTCGAGGACCGCGCGACGAAGACGCCGTTCGATCCCGCACTGAAGCTGCACGCCAGGATCAAGGCGGCGGCGATGGCGCAGGACCTGATGGTCTATCCGTCCGGCGGCACGGCCGATGGCAGGGCTGGCGACCATGTGCTGATCGCGCCGCCCTTCATCATCGGCGAGGAGCATGTCGGAATGATCGTCGAGCGCCTGTCGCGAGCCGTCGCGGCGGCATTCGCGGATGCCGGAGTGTCCACGCCATGA